The Leptospira selangorensis genome segment GAAAGTTCAGAAAACCTGGAACTAAGAGCAATACGCTGGAACGGCCAAGTGTTTTCCGCAATAGGAAGCGTTCATTTTTATACTGAAAAAGAAACTTACGTGGCCGCAGTAAGTCTTTTAGATACTTCCGCTATCCAAGAGGTGGAAGAATTAAAAGTGATTAACGATGAGATCTCTGTCAGGAATAGACTGATAGAGATGCAAAAAAACGAGTTATTAGAAACATTAGAAAACCTTAAAAAAGCCCAGGCCCAACTCATCCAGTCCGAAAAGATGGCGGCCCTAGGACAATTGATCGCAGGTGTAGCTCATGAGATCAATAATCCAATCGGAGCAGTTCAAGCATCCAATCAAAACCTGCAAGAATGCCTGATCCGTTTCCAATCAATTTTACCTGATGTACAAAATGTATTAACCGGAATGAATTCGGAACAGGTAGAATCCTTCCGCCAATTTTTAAGTCTGGTTCGACAGCCAAAAGACCAATTGGCCGGCATGGAAGAAAGGAACGCCAAAAAGAATATTGCAGTTAAATTACAGGAATTGAATATTCCTTCTCCTTATGCAATTGCGGACACTCTAACCGATATGGGATTTAAAGAATTGCCTAAGATAGCACTCCCCTTCCTGGTCTGCGAAAAAGCAAATGTGCTCTTGGAATATTCCGCATTGGAAGCATTCTTTTTCTCAAATACGAATACGATACAGATCGCAGTGGACCGGGTCTCTAAGATCTTATATGCTTTAAAAAACTTCTCCCATTTCGATACCACTTCGGAAAAGATCCCTGCATCTATTACTGAAAATATAGAAACAGTCCTTACAATCTACCAGAACCAACTCAAAAAAGGAATCCAAATTTTCAAAGAATACGAAAGCATTCCAAAAATCTTATGTTATCCGGATGATCTCATCCATGTATGGACAAATTTGATCTATAATTCCCTACAAGCAATGGAGTTCAGGGGAACAATAAATATCAAAGTTTATCAAAAAATGGACTTCATCTGCGTAGAGATAACGGACAATGGGCCTGGGATCCCTGAAAATATTCTAGATAAAATCTTCCAACCGTTCTTCACTACTAAACTTCCGGGAGAAGGAAGCGGCTTAGGACTGGATATTGTGAAAAAGATCGTGGAAAAACACGAAGGAAAGATAGAAGTAGAAACAAGACCCGGATTTACAATGTTCCGGATCCTGCTTCCTTTTATAGAAGTTAAAGTTTAAACTTATCTACTGACTTCAAAAGCCCTTCCGATTGTTGGTGCATTTCTCCTGAATAAGAAGTAAGATCATCCGCTCCAGAAGCAACTTCCTGGGTTCCTTCAGAAATACTTACGATGGTCTTTGTGATTTCATCCGTAGCCCTCTTCTGTTCCTGGACTGCTTCTTCTATCTGTAAACTGAAACTCATTAAGAAATTCGCAGATTGATGGATGTCTTGTGTATTCTTCTCTTGGGTCTTAACGGATTCCAAAACCTTCTTCGCAGATAATCCGAAGGAATCCACAGAAGTCCTAAGTTTACGAAGTATATCGCTCGCCTCTTTTACCTTAGTGTTCCCATTATGAACTGCATTGTTCGTGGAATCCACAAGCTCTCCAATCTCCTGCACGGAAGAAGAAGTTTGGGATGCAAGTTTACTGATCTCTTCTGCAACTACAGCAAACCCTTTACCGGCTTCTCCCGCTCGAGCAGCCTCAATTGCTGCATTCAATGCAAGAAGATTTGTTTTTTCGGAAATTTCAGTGATGATCGATAAGATCTCATTGATACGACTTGCACTTTCTCCAATCTCATCCATCGCTTGGTTCGTAGCACCCATCGCATTCTCTCCAGTCAAGGCTCTCTCCTGGGATTCGGATGCCACTTGAGATAATGTCTGCATTTCGTTATTAATCGTTCCGATCTGCTCACGAAGAAGAACTACGTTTGTATCTATCTCCTTCATGTTCTCGATCGCCTTTTCCATGGATCTACGAACATTCTCGGCTGATGCAGCAAGTTCCTCTACCGCCGCAGATGATTCTTCTGCAGCAGAAGCTTGGGCTTGGGCTACATCCGAGAAATTACGACTGGATTCCGCCATTTGATCTGATGTGCTATTTAGTTTTGTAGAAGAAGTTTTGATATCCAGGATGATCTTGGAAAGATTCACCTTCATCAGATCCATTGATTTGAGTAATTTTCCTATCTCGTCTTCTCTTGCTATCTCTATATGAGAAGTCAGATCTCCATCTGCGATCTTCTCGGAGAAGCCGATCGCTTCTAATAACCCCAATGTAATAAGTTTATTAAAGATCAAGTTTAGAATAATTAGAATCACCACCATAATAATGAGAGAAGATAGAATCGTCTGTAAGATCACACCCCTCATATCCGACCAGAAGATAGAGTCAGGGATCGAAACTTCCACCGCCCAAGGTTTATCATAATTCCCTAATAGAAATGGAAAAAAATATCTTGTATGGCCGGAACCCTTGATCTGAAAATCTTCTCCTTTCAGACTCAGTTCTTTCACTTGCGTACGAATATTTTCTTCAGGGATCGCCTTACCTACCAAGGAAGGATCTCCACCATTTGCAGCATATAGCCCGTCAGGTGAAACCAAGGCCAAATAGCCTTCTCCCCTAAATGGTCGGATAGGCCCCAAGAGTTCCTGTAGATTTGCCATGGCAATATCCGTTCCAACTGTTCCTACAAACTTTCCACCCCGTAGGATCGGTTTTACCATAGAAACCATAAGTACATCTTTTCCACTTACGGAATATACATAGGGATCCGAGATAAAATCTTTTTGGGTCTTTTTAGGAATTCGATAATAAAAGCTGATCGTATCATCCACATCATAAGATTCTGCGAATGTGATCTTTAAATCACCGGTTGCCCTATTCCAATAAGGAATAAACCTACCGGTCGCATCATGATAAGGAGTATTTTTATATCTTGCATCCTGCCCATCGAAAGCATTCGGCTCGTATAATACCCAGGTCCCGAAAAAATGGGAATCTGTTTCGGCTAACTTTTTAAGAGATGCGATCATCTCTTCTCGATTAGGACGAGAAGTTTCCAACATAAATTGGAAACCCCTTAAAGATCCTAAAACGGAATTCAAAAAATTTGAAATTTCATATTGATAACGTTTACCGGCCATAGTAGATCCTGAATCTACCTGAGACTTTAAACTGAAATAAGAGGAGAATGAATTTATACCTGCCAGAACAAAGGAGCCTGACAAAAGTACAATCGCTAAGTAGAGTGAAATCCTATATCTGATACTCATAGTAAAAAGCCCGAAATTATATTTTATTCTGATTTGGGAAAGGAAAAGCGAAAAATAGTGCAGCCGGGTTCACTTTCCCAATTCCAACTGCCTCCGTATTTTTTAGAAATGGAAGCGGCAACCGCAAGTCCGATTCCTGCGCCTACTCCTTCCGATTTTCCGGAAGATAAAACTTCTCCCACTTGTTCTCTAATGTTTTTAGGAATACCGGAACCACTGTCTTCCACTTCACAGATAATTTTGGATTCCGCATCATAGATACTTACTTTAAGTTTTCCTTCTCCGGACATTGCTTGGTATGCATTATCCACTATCTGTGTCCAAAGTCTCACCAAATCTTCCGGAATACATCTCATAGTCGCTTCAGAGATATAATTTCTTTCGACTGTGACTCTGTTACCACCTGCGCCTTCGTATACACCGAGCACAACTTCCATTGTGTCGGAGACCTTGACCCATCTTTCCTTATCTTCTTTCGCGGTCCCTGAATAGGTTTCCAATGCGGATACAATCTTATACATTCTATCAGTGGATCTATGGATCACTTCTTCCGAAATTTCCAATCCTCTGACCGCCATTAAAAATTCGGAGATACGTTCCCATTCGGAACATCTGCATAATTGAAGAATGAACTCGGGACAATTCGCAAAACCTAACTCTGCTACGACTGCAGCTTTATCTCCTGCGTCCTCTATTTGTTCCTGTCTTAAGAACGCCTCTATGGAATGTCTGGTCTCTCTGAACTTTTTGCCGATCTGTTCTTTATCGTTTTCTAATGTTCTTTTTAAGGTGATATTAAAAAATTCTCTCTCCGATTCGTCTGCGTCGCTTAAGTATTCGAAAAGAAAAGGTAGAAGTATCGTAATTCTTTTTACATAAAAGGAAATATTCTCTCTGGATGCTCCGATAGCCCCTAATGGATTGTTGATTTGGTGGCTGACTGCGCCGGAGATCCTACCTATCGCAGCCAATCTTTCGTTTCTAAGTAAAGTTTCCTGCGCGGTTTTTAATTCCCCTAGAGTAACTTCTAATTCTTCTTTTTGGAGTCGGATAATCTCATTACGCGAATAGATCTCGGCAGATTCTCTTAAGATCTTTTCCGATCGGATCTGTTGGTCGATCGCCGCCAACAATTTCTCCTTCATATTCTCTAATGTTATGAAAAGATGATGGATCTCATCTTGGAATTTTCTGGTAGGGATCTGTGCAGAATAATTTCCGGCTCCTAAAGAATCCGCAAACGTAGTAGCTTCCGATAATCCTTCCGAGACGTATTTACAAAAGAATCTATCCAGAAAATATAAACATACGGGTAAGAGTGCAAATGTGATCAGTAAACATCTTAGAATGATCGGACCTAAATCATTCCAAAGAACTGAATCCGGAACATATACTTCAATTGCCCAGTTCTTTCCGTAAGTTCCCATACTGAATGGGAATATGTAGGAGTTCCCACCTTCTACTGGATAAGCAAAAGGTTGTCCGGAAGCTAGAGATTTCTGAATGGACTCTTTTACTTCAGGAGTTCCCGCATTCTTTCCTTGCAGGATTCCTTTAGCGCCATGGACCGCATACTTTCCACCAGGAGAGATCAATGCTAAATGTCCGTCGCCAAACGGCCTCTTGGAAAACAATTCTTCTTCCAAATCGGATAGTTTTAGGTCCAGGCCCACGATTCCTATAAATCTTCCATGGCGACTGATCGGCCGGATCAAGGAGATCATAAAAATATTCACTCCTTCTAACGGATAAAAATAAGGTTCTCCTACAAAGTCACTTAACGTAGCTTTTGGGATCTGGTAATAATTACCGCTTTCATCGGTATTATCGTAATAAACACTTTCTTCTAAGCTGATCTCATCCGGATTCTTGATACTTCTATGAAAGTACGGAACGAATCTACCCTTAGAGTTGGAACCTTTCCGGCCAATAAACGAAACATCCCTTCCATCAAAAAGATTCGGTTCAAAAACCGCGCCTGCTCCTAAAAATCTTTTATCATTTTGAAAAAGATCCACTAGATCCTTTTCAACGGAATCGCGAGAAGGACGAGTAAGCTCCCAACGAGTTTTAGCTTCTCCCACCTTGGAAATTGCTTCGGAAAAAATTTTACGTACTTCGAAGGAGGCACCTTCTGCTTTTGCAAACGCAGCTTCTTGGGAAGAAACTTTCGAATCATAAAATGCGGATGCAGCCACTAACATAGTCAGTAGAACAGAGAACGCAAATAGAACAATAGCGCAATAAAGAGAGAAGCGCGTTCGAAGGCTCATTATGCCCCCCTATTTATTTAAGGGCTGAGGTAATAGTGGTTACTAATTCTTTTTCGTCCCAGGGCTTTTTCAAGTAGCTGTATAAATTGATCTCTTTCTTTAAAGCTTCGACGGAAGCGATATCAGCATGACCTGTGATGATAATCTTTTGGATCTCCGGATATCTTTGGTGAACGATCCTCAAAAATTCGTCCCCTTTGATATTAGGCATCAGCCAATCAGAGATTACGATCAGGATCTTGACTCCTTCCGTTACCAATTCTTCAATGATCTGCATCGCTTCAGACGCATCTAGAGCGGTCTCATAACGATAAGTATCACCCAGATGTCTTTTGACTTGGGATTTCATACTCATCAAAATGAGCGCTTCATCATCAACAAAAAGAATCGCTTTCTCCACCGCTCCCCCGGTACCAACGTATAAATTAGACGAACAAAAACGAAAAAACCCCGGCTCAAAATCCGGAGCAAAACAAGGATACTTACTCTATAAATTATGTTTGCAACTCATTTTCGACTTTATCTCCCGAAAGAATGAGTTACAAGACCACCCGGAAAAAAATAGACCAAAGTACCTATTCAATAATTTTTATCGAAACCGGGGTTATGTCAGGAGAAGGCTGCATAATCAGGTATCCTTGCGAATATTCTATCCCCAGAGAACGTACAACTTTCAGTTCCTCCGGAGTAGAAACGAATTCTGCGACTACTTTCGCGCCGATTCTATGTGCAAGTTCTGTGATTGCAGAAGTCAGAATAAATGCTGTCCGATTTCTTTCCAAAGATTGTATAAATTTTCCATCTATCTTGATGAAGTCGGGTTGGATCTCCAGTAATCTGGAAAAATTCGAGTGCTCTACTCCGAAATCGTCGATTGCAATTTTTGCTCCCAATTCTTTCAGCTCTGCGATCACTTTCAGTCTTTCCGGATTTCCGTGAAAACTTGCAGTTTCTAAAATTTCAAAAGTTACTCTGGAAGGATTGATCCCGTAATGTTCCATTCTAGACAAAGCCCATTTCGGAAAACTTGGGCTTTCCAATTCGGTCTCGGACAAATTGATGGAGAATGAATAAGAAGAATCTGAAAATTTTTTAAGCGCCTTTTCGAAAAGGATAGGGCTGATCCTTCTCAAAAGTCCCGTGGACTTTGCCAGATACAAAAAGCTCGCGGGCGCATAAACTTTTCCGTCTTCCACGATCCTGGCAAGGCATTCGAATTTTTCCACCTTACCTGTTTGGTTGTCCATAATCCCTTGGAAATATGGTACGACATTGCCGGAATGGATCGCCTGGTTCAGTCTTTTTCCAAGATCCATATTGATCTTGTAAAGGTCTTGGTCGTCCATCTTCTCGGAATAGGAGTAAATACCTGATTCAGAATCGAATTCGGGCTCTTGGCTCGCTTTGACGAGTGCAAGCCTTGCCTTATAATATAGATCTTTTTTGCCACTGGCAGTGGCTATGGTCGCATTGATCCGGAAGGAAATTCCGGAAGCCGTAAAATAATCGGAGCGGAGAAGGATCCGAAATGCAATCAAATGAGGCAAAAACTCCTCTTCCGACACTTTGGAGAGGACCGCTACCTCGTCCTCGTATACATGGAAAATTTCTCCGTAGTTCCCAAGGATAGATTTCATAGAATCCAGGAACTTCTTCATTAGATCCTTATAGAGAGAAACTCCGAAATCTCTTGTAGTCAAAGAAGTAGATTCTATTCGTATTAACGCGAGAAGAGAATCTTCTTTTTCTTCGGCTGCGAGATCCAATCTTCTTCTTAATGATTCCAAATTAGGGAGTCCGGAATCTCTATTATAAAGAAGTGCTTCTTCTAATTTTTTATTTAGCTCGGAAAGAGAAATATCTGATTCATAAGAACGGACCGCTTCTTTCACGGTCATGAGTAGATCGTTTGAGTCCCAGGGTTTGGAAAGATATCTGTATAAGTTCGCTTTATTCAAAGCATTTCCCACGGACTCTGCACTCGCCTGTCCAGTGAGCATAATTTTTCTGGTATTCGGATTTGTTTCTTGGATGCGTATTAAGAACTCATCCCCTCTAATCCCCGGCATTACCTGGTCGCTTAATATCGCTGGGATATGAATTCCCGCCTGATTACATTCTTCCACTATTTGGAGAGCGAGTTCTGCGCTGTCTGCCGCTTCTATCTGGTAACTTTTTCCGAAGGCGGATTTGAGCTGCTCTTTGAGTCCCCTCAAGATGATCAACTCGTCATCGACGCATAAAATCACCGATCTTTTAGGCGATTCTTCTGATGATCCATTTTCTTGGTTTTTCACGATCGGATACTCGTAGAACTTGGAATTAGACGTGGAAAAAAAGAATTTCCGGCCCGGACCAAAAGAATATTTTTATTCTTAGAGAGCGTCATGATAAAGATTATTTTTGAAAACGACAAGGAAGTATTCCTCGAGCCTTCCGAATTAAACAAGTCATTATTACAGATTTCGCTGGATGCAGACATCCCTCATATACACGCATGTGGAGGTAACGCACGTTGTTCTACTTGTAGGGTATTGATCCAAGAAGGAGACGAACATCTTCTTCCCCGCAACGAAAAAGAAACGGCGTTAGCTCAGAAGAAGGGTTTTCCGGATAACGTAAGACTCGCCTGCCAGACGAAAACCACAGGTGATATCGTACTCAGAAGATTAGTTATAGATGAAGCTGATAAGGCCCTCGCTTCTACTTTTTCAGATCTGATCTCTGGGATAGAAAAACCTGTTGCGATCTTATTTAGTGATATTAGAGGTTTTACCGGTTTTTCCGAAAGTCATTTGCCTTATGATGTAATTCATATTCTAAATCGGTACTTTTATAGGATGGGAGATAAGGTCCTAAAGTACGGCGGGATCATTGATAAATATATAGGCGATGGACTTATGGCGATCTTCGGTTTAGAAGATCCTGATCCGGTCCGTGCAAACCTAAATGCGATCCGCTCGGCATTGGAAATGAGATCCGAATTAGAAAGTTTGAATACTTATCTCCAAAATCATTTGGGTTCCGAATTCGAAATAGGGATCGGTATCAATTATGGAACTGCAATCCTAGGAAAATTAGGTCATCCATTAAGCATGTCCTTCACTGCGATCGGAGACACGGTCAACTCTGCAAGCAGGATAGAAACAACCACTAAGAAGGCAGGTGCAAAAATTTTAGTCTCTCAAAAGGTTTACGAATCCGTAAAAGAAAGAATTCAGAAAGGAAGAAGTTTCGAAACGAAACTGAAAGGTAAGACCGGGAACTATAGAGTCCACGAAGTATTAGGGACTAAAAATAATTGTGAAGGAAGCACTTGGCAAGAAACAGGATACAGGATCTGGGATAAGATCGATCCTACGGAAGTTGGAGCCTGGCTTCGTATGGTATTTCACGCTTCTTCTATCTTCTCCGCCGATGGAGAATGGTTAGGTCTCGAAGGTTCGATTCGTTTTCCTAGCATCTTAAATGATGAGAATAATCGCGGAGTCGCAAAACAAATTGAAGAGATCATTCATTTAAGAGAAGAAATGGAAAAAGAAGGAAGAGTTGGAATTCCTTCTCTTTCGGATATGATCGCTCTTTCGGGAGCACTCGCACTTCAAAAAGCGGGAGGACCTCAGGTCCATATTCTAACAGGTAGAAAGGATGCGAATTATCCAAGTGGAAGAATGCTTATGCCTGTGGACAGTCCGGACGTAAAGGATTCTTTGGATTATTTTTCTATGATGGGATTTTCCACAAGAGATACGGTTCTATTAATGGGAGTCCATACATTGGGCTGGCATTCTAAGGGTTCTTTTACGGAGACTCCGAATATATTCAATAATCATTATTTTAGGGATCTACTTTTAGACGGTGGAGTCAGAATGCTCGCAACAGACAGGGCACTACTCGGCTCCGAAGAAACCAAAAGAATGGTGATGGAATACGCGCTCAACGAGTCCTTATTTTTCAAAGACTTCCAAGGGCTTTACCAAAGATTGGTAGAACAAAAACGATTGGAAGAATCCTGACTCCGTTTTTTTCTGGAATTAGATGCGATTCCAGCCCGCTTTAGACAAGATCCCGGCTTACGAGGCCGGCAAACCGATTGAACTAGTTGTACGTGAATACGGAATTTCTCCTGAGAAAGTTCTCAAACTTGCCTCCAATGAGAATCCTTATGGTGTATCTCCCAAGGTTTCCGAGGTCATTAAAGAAGCTGTATATAAGATGCCCTTATATCCTGACGACTCCTATAAGGCGTTAAAGGATGCGCTTGCAAAAGCGCATGAAGTAGATGCAAAAAACGTAATACAAGGGAACGGTAGTGACCAGATATTCGATTTTGCGACACGATCCGTTCTAAGCCCTGGAGATAAAATCCTCCAAAACGGCAAAACATTCTCCATGTATTCCATTTACGCAGGACAATGCGGGGCCGAGACAATCCAAACCGGTTCGGAACTCCATGATCTGGACCAGTTTTTAGACCTGTATAAAAAACATTCTCCTAAGATCATATTCATATGCACTCCTTGTAATCCGATCGGGGACGCTTTGGATCAGTCGGACCTATACACTTTTCTCCAAAAAATTTCCTCGGATACGATGGTGGTTTTGGACGCTGCTTATATGGAGTTCGGAAAGACCAGAGATCCTAAAAAAGAAGTCAAAGCGGCGGATGTAATTTCAAAATTCCCGAATGTATTATATACAAATACATTCTCTAAAATTTACGGATTAGGCGGAATGAGGATCGGATATGGTATCGCTTCCGAAGAAATGATCCGCGCATTCTACAAATTGAGACCTCCATTCAATGTTTCTCAACTTTCTCAATTGGCGGCGGCAACTGCATTAGCTGATAGAGAGTTCGTGGAAAATTATCTCAAATCAAACTTAAAAGAGATGGTCCGTTACGAAGAATTTGCAAAGAAGAAGGGCCTTTCTTACTTCGAATCCTATGCAAACTTTATCACGATCAAATTGGACCAAGCAAAATTGGATTCCACCCAAACCTTCGAGACATTGCTGAAGGAAGGGATTATATTAAGAAATCTAAAAAGTTACGGATTGAACGCTTTGAGAATTACGATAGGAAGGCCGGAGCAGAACGACAGGGTATTAGAAAGACTTTCGGAACTCTTATGAGAAGAAGTTCCGGATTTATTTTTCGTATAGATCTGGTCTTAGTCGGACCACTTTTTCGTCTCTGCTTTCTGCCTTTTTAGTGGAGAAATTTACAGCTTCCGAACGAGCAAATTCCTTTCTAACCTGGATAGGTCCAGCGGATTGAAATTGGCTTTTTTCGTTTTTCTCTTTTTCGGATCGAAACATTCGAAACCTCCTTTTTTCGTCTTAAGGGTAAGACCCGCAGTTTCCATATTTAGTTTCGTCTCGAAACAGCGAATTCCTTACCGTATTATGTCAAAATTTTCTAGTTCATTATTACCTTACTCCCTATCTACAACAAGTGGATGACTAGAATATTACAGAAAGATATTTCTTTTAAAGCGAAGGTAGGAACTCCTTTCCGAAAATCCGCCAGGAAGTTTCGAAAAGAAGCCTAGATTAGATTAAGCTGCAACAGAAGATCCAGATTTTTGGGACAATACTCCTACTCCGGATAAAGTATCCTTCACAGGGCAGATCCTTTCTATATGAGCAAGTAGTGAATCCACATTCTCTTTAGGAGAATCTGTTTGGATATCTACTCTATAACGGATTTGAGAAAACCCAGGACGAACTGGTGCAATTTCCTGGAACCCGTCCAAATCCAGATCTCCTTCCACGAATATATGGAAATCCTTTAATTCTACCTTATGAGCTGGAGCATAAAGAGAAACCAAAACTCCGACACAACTTGCAAGACCACCTAACACAAGTTCAACTGGATTCGGCCCTTGGTCCGTTCCACCTAAAATTTCAGGCTCGTCCACTACCCATTTATGATTCCTGGATTGCAGGTTTAGTTTCAAACCTCCTGCCCAAGAAGCCTTACTTTCAAATACAGTATTTGCCATATCTTCCTCCCGAAGTTAAAATCATTCGGGATCCTGGCTTTTGGATGGGAAGAATTTAATATGTTATTACGGATATTTTAGACGTTTTATTGAACAAAGGAATGGACCTTTGCCCAATCACTTGGTCTTACATTTTTTCGCCGGGCAATTCACTGGCCTGTTTGATCCAGGAAGAAAGTTGGGCCTCGTCTATTTTATCAGTCTCTTTGATATCCAGGTAACGAACTTCCTTATGTTTGGATTCACCAGGAGGAAGCGGTTTTAAATGGCTTCCTCTAAAGAAGGCAACCTTAACGTATTTATTGAAAACATGAATTCCAAGAAACCAACCATCTCCTTCGATCCCATATAAAGGAGAGTTCCATTTTACTGCCTTATATACGTAAGGAACAGTGCGGACTATAATTTCGTCCAGCTTTCGCCCTATCTCTTTTTTCCAACCTGGCATTGCGGAAATATATTCTTGGACCGGGCCGTCACCATAACCTTTTGCAATTTGTGGATTACCGCCTGAAAGTAAGACCGGATCCTTTTTTTTAGCCGCAGGTTTAACTTTTACCTTCTTTGCTGGTGCCTTCTTCTTAATCATCTAATCCCTTTCCTTTCAGAATATGAGGGATATACTTTTGGATCCTCGCCTCTCTTGTCTTCGCTTGTTTCGCGGAAGAAAAATGAAGAAGATATCCTCTTTGCCTTCCTGGAGTTAAGGAATCAAAAGCGGATTTTAAATTGGGAGATTCCTCAAGTTTACTTAAAAATTCCTCAGGCATATCAAATTCTT includes the following:
- a CDS encoding EAL domain-containing protein; translation: MKNQENGSSEESPKRSVILCVDDELIILRGLKEQLKSAFGKSYQIEAADSAELALQIVEECNQAGIHIPAILSDQVMPGIRGDEFLIRIQETNPNTRKIMLTGQASAESVGNALNKANLYRYLSKPWDSNDLLMTVKEAVRSYESDISLSELNKKLEEALLYNRDSGLPNLESLRRRLDLAAEEKEDSLLALIRIESTSLTTRDFGVSLYKDLMKKFLDSMKSILGNYGEIFHVYEDEVAVLSKVSEEEFLPHLIAFRILLRSDYFTASGISFRINATIATASGKKDLYYKARLALVKASQEPEFDSESGIYSYSEKMDDQDLYKINMDLGKRLNQAIHSGNVVPYFQGIMDNQTGKVEKFECLARIVEDGKVYAPASFLYLAKSTGLLRRISPILFEKALKKFSDSSYSFSINLSETELESPSFPKWALSRMEHYGINPSRVTFEILETASFHGNPERLKVIAELKELGAKIAIDDFGVEHSNFSRLLEIQPDFIKIDGKFIQSLERNRTAFILTSAITELAHRIGAKVVAEFVSTPEELKVVRSLGIEYSQGYLIMQPSPDITPVSIKIIE
- a CDS encoding peroxidase family protein yields the protein MIKIIFENDKEVFLEPSELNKSLLQISLDADIPHIHACGGNARCSTCRVLIQEGDEHLLPRNEKETALAQKKGFPDNVRLACQTKTTGDIVLRRLVIDEADKALASTFSDLISGIEKPVAILFSDIRGFTGFSESHLPYDVIHILNRYFYRMGDKVLKYGGIIDKYIGDGLMAIFGLEDPDPVRANLNAIRSALEMRSELESLNTYLQNHLGSEFEIGIGINYGTAILGKLGHPLSMSFTAIGDTVNSASRIETTTKKAGAKILVSQKVYESVKERIQKGRSFETKLKGKTGNYRVHEVLGTKNNCEGSTWQETGYRIWDKIDPTEVGAWLRMVFHASSIFSADGEWLGLEGSIRFPSILNDENNRGVAKQIEEIIHLREEMEKEGRVGIPSLSDMIALSGALALQKAGGPQVHILTGRKDANYPSGRMLMPVDSPDVKDSLDYFSMMGFSTRDTVLLMGVHTLGWHSKGSFTETPNIFNNHYFRDLLLDGGVRMLATDRALLGSEETKRMVMEYALNESLFFKDFQGLYQRLVEQKRLEES
- a CDS encoding methyl-accepting chemotaxis protein; this encodes MSIRYRISLYLAIVLLSGSFVLAGINSFSSYFSLKSQVDSGSTMAGKRYQYEISNFLNSVLGSLRGFQFMLETSRPNREEMIASLKKLAETDSHFFGTWVLYEPNAFDGQDARYKNTPYHDATGRFIPYWNRATGDLKITFAESYDVDDTISFYYRIPKKTQKDFISDPYVYSVSGKDVLMVSMVKPILRGGKFVGTVGTDIAMANLQELLGPIRPFRGEGYLALVSPDGLYAANGGDPSLVGKAIPEENIRTQVKELSLKGEDFQIKGSGHTRYFFPFLLGNYDKPWAVEVSIPDSIFWSDMRGVILQTILSSLIIMVVILIILNLIFNKLITLGLLEAIGFSEKIADGDLTSHIEIAREDEIGKLLKSMDLMKVNLSKIILDIKTSSTKLNSTSDQMAESSRNFSDVAQAQASAAEESSAAVEELAASAENVRRSMEKAIENMKEIDTNVVLLREQIGTINNEMQTLSQVASESQERALTGENAMGATNQAMDEIGESASRINEILSIITEISEKTNLLALNAAIEAARAGEAGKGFAVVAEEISKLASQTSSSVQEIGELVDSTNNAVHNGNTKVKEASDILRKLRTSVDSFGLSAKKVLESVKTQEKNTQDIHQSANFLMSFSLQIEEAVQEQKRATDEITKTIVSISEGTQEVASGADDLTSYSGEMHQQSEGLLKSVDKFKL
- a CDS encoding response regulator produces the protein MEKAILFVDDEALILMSMKSQVKRHLGDTYRYETALDASEAMQIIEELVTEGVKILIVISDWLMPNIKGDEFLRIVHQRYPEIQKIIITGHADIASVEALKKEINLYSYLKKPWDEKELVTTITSALK
- a CDS encoding ATP-binding protein, which gives rise to MSLRTRFSLYCAIVLFAFSVLLTMLVAASAFYDSKVSSQEAAFAKAEGASFEVRKIFSEAISKVGEAKTRWELTRPSRDSVEKDLVDLFQNDKRFLGAGAVFEPNLFDGRDVSFIGRKGSNSKGRFVPYFHRSIKNPDEISLEESVYYDNTDESGNYYQIPKATLSDFVGEPYFYPLEGVNIFMISLIRPISRHGRFIGIVGLDLKLSDLEEELFSKRPFGDGHLALISPGGKYAVHGAKGILQGKNAGTPEVKESIQKSLASGQPFAYPVEGGNSYIFPFSMGTYGKNWAIEVYVPDSVLWNDLGPIILRCLLITFALLPVCLYFLDRFFCKYVSEGLSEATTFADSLGAGNYSAQIPTRKFQDEIHHLFITLENMKEKLLAAIDQQIRSEKILRESAEIYSRNEIIRLQKEELEVTLGELKTAQETLLRNERLAAIGRISGAVSHQINNPLGAIGASRENISFYVKRITILLPFLFEYLSDADESEREFFNITLKRTLENDKEQIGKKFRETRHSIEAFLRQEQIEDAGDKAAVVAELGFANCPEFILQLCRCSEWERISEFLMAVRGLEISEEVIHRSTDRMYKIVSALETYSGTAKEDKERWVKVSDTMEVVLGVYEGAGGNRVTVERNYISEATMRCIPEDLVRLWTQIVDNAYQAMSGEGKLKVSIYDAESKIICEVEDSGSGIPKNIREQVGEVLSSGKSEGVGAGIGLAVAASISKKYGGSWNWESEPGCTIFRFSFPKSE
- the hisC gene encoding histidinol-phosphate transaminase — encoded protein: MRFQPALDKIPAYEAGKPIELVVREYGISPEKVLKLASNENPYGVSPKVSEVIKEAVYKMPLYPDDSYKALKDALAKAHEVDAKNVIQGNGSDQIFDFATRSVLSPGDKILQNGKTFSMYSIYAGQCGAETIQTGSELHDLDQFLDLYKKHSPKIIFICTPCNPIGDALDQSDLYTFLQKISSDTMVVLDAAYMEFGKTRDPKKEVKAADVISKFPNVLYTNTFSKIYGLGGMRIGYGIASEEMIRAFYKLRPPFNVSQLSQLAAATALADREFVENYLKSNLKEMVRYEEFAKKKGLSYFESYANFITIKLDQAKLDSTQTFETLLKEGIILRNLKSYGLNALRITIGRPEQNDRVLERLSELL
- a CDS encoding OsmC family protein → MANTVFESKASWAGGLKLNLQSRNHKWVVDEPEILGGTDQGPNPVELVLGGLASCVGVLVSLYAPAHKVELKDFHIFVEGDLDLDGFQEIAPVRPGFSQIRYRVDIQTDSPKENVDSLLAHIERICPVKDTLSGVGVLSQKSGSSVAA